A genomic region of Pseudomonas frederiksbergensis contains the following coding sequences:
- a CDS encoding NAD(P)H-dependent flavin oxidoreductase yields the protein MNPWPDTRILDLLGIELPIIQAPMAGATGSAMVIAASNAGALGSMPAAMLSIEQLRAELNVIRQHSQHPFNVNFFCHQPPMADEQRARQWKNLLEPYYRELGADFDAPTPVSNRAPFDAAACAVVEEFCPEVVSFHFGLPEKSLLDRVKATGAKVLSSATTVDEAIWLEQHGCDAIIAMGYEAGGHRGMFLSNDLSSQVGTFALVPQMVDAVSVPVIAAGGIGDARGIVAAFALGASAVLLGTAYLFTPEAKVSASHHRALRSAKESETALTNIFTGRPARGILNRVMRELGPISPAAPAFPMAGGALMPLRAKGEADFSNLWAGQALRLGIELPTAELTRRLADEALALMSRR from the coding sequence ATGAACCCGTGGCCTGACACGCGCATTCTTGATCTGCTCGGCATCGAATTACCGATCATCCAGGCGCCCATGGCCGGAGCCACCGGATCGGCCATGGTCATTGCGGCCAGCAATGCCGGTGCCCTGGGTTCAATGCCCGCCGCCATGCTGAGCATCGAACAGTTGCGCGCCGAGTTGAACGTCATCCGCCAACACAGCCAGCACCCGTTCAATGTGAACTTCTTCTGCCATCAACCACCGATGGCCGACGAGCAACGCGCCCGGCAATGGAAAAATCTGCTGGAACCGTATTACCGCGAATTGGGCGCTGACTTCGACGCACCGACCCCGGTTTCCAATCGTGCGCCGTTCGATGCCGCCGCCTGCGCGGTGGTCGAAGAGTTCTGCCCGGAAGTGGTGAGTTTTCACTTCGGCCTACCGGAAAAATCCCTGCTCGATCGGGTCAAAGCCACAGGCGCGAAAGTCCTGTCTTCGGCGACCACCGTCGATGAGGCGATCTGGCTGGAACAGCATGGCTGCGACGCGATTATCGCCATGGGTTACGAGGCCGGAGGCCATCGCGGAATGTTTCTCAGCAACGACCTGAGCAGTCAGGTCGGCACCTTTGCGCTGGTGCCGCAAATGGTCGATGCCGTGAGCGTACCGGTGATCGCCGCTGGCGGGATTGGCGATGCGCGCGGGATTGTCGCCGCCTTCGCCTTGGGCGCCTCGGCAGTGCTGCTGGGCACCGCCTACTTGTTTACTCCAGAGGCCAAGGTCAGTGCCTCCCATCACCGGGCACTGCGCAGCGCCAAGGAAAGCGAGACAGCGCTGACCAACATCTTCACCGGGCGTCCGGCACGGGGAATTCTCAATCGGGTCATGCGTGAACTCGGCCCGATCAGCCCCGCTGCCCCAGCCTTCCCGATGGCCGGCGGCGCGCTGATGCCGCTGCGCGCCAAGGGTGAAGCGGATTTCAGCAACCTCTGGGCCGGGCAAGCGCTGCGACTTGGGATTGAATTACCGACCGCAGAATTGACCCGCCGCCTGGCCGACGAGGCGCTGGCCTTGATGTCCCGCCGCTAA
- the modA gene encoding molybdate ABC transporter substrate-binding protein, which translates to MTIRASRFAPTCLASLLAVFALGSAHADEVQVAVAANFTAPIQAIAADFEKDTGHKLVAVYGATGQFYTQIKNGAPFEVFLSADDATPQKLESEGDTVKGSRFTYAIGTLALWSAKDGYVDAKGKVLTDNKYQHLSIANPKAAPYGLAATQVLAKLGLTDKVKDKIVEGQNITQAYQFVSTGNAEIGFVALSQIYKDGKVTGGSAWIVPADMHDPIKQDAVILNKGKDNPAAKALVTYLKGPKAAAIIKSYGYQL; encoded by the coding sequence ATGACTATTCGTGCCTCACGTTTTGCCCCCACTTGCCTGGCATCCTTGCTCGCCGTGTTTGCGTTGGGCTCAGCCCACGCCGACGAAGTCCAGGTTGCGGTCGCGGCTAACTTCACCGCACCGATCCAGGCCATTGCCGCCGACTTCGAAAAAGACACCGGACACAAACTGGTCGCAGTCTATGGCGCCACGGGCCAGTTCTACACCCAGATCAAAAACGGTGCACCGTTCGAAGTGTTCCTGTCGGCTGACGACGCCACTCCGCAAAAACTCGAGAGCGAAGGCGACACGGTCAAAGGTTCGCGTTTCACCTACGCCATCGGCACCTTGGCACTGTGGTCGGCCAAGGACGGTTATGTTGACGCCAAAGGCAAAGTGCTCACCGACAACAAATATCAGCACCTGTCGATCGCCAACCCGAAAGCCGCCCCTTACGGCCTCGCGGCCACCCAGGTGTTGGCCAAACTGGGCCTGACCGACAAGGTCAAGGACAAGATCGTCGAAGGCCAGAACATCACCCAGGCCTACCAGTTCGTCTCCACCGGCAATGCTGAAATAGGCTTCGTCGCCTTGTCGCAGATCTATAAAGACGGCAAAGTCACCGGCGGCTCGGCGTGGATCGTTCCAGCCGACATGCACGACCCGATCAAACAAGACGCCGTGATCCTCAACAAAGGCAAAGACAACCCGGCCGCCAAGGCACTGGTCACCTACCTCAAGGGGCCTAAAGCGGCTGCCATCATCAAGTCCTACGGTTATCAACTCTAA